The following proteins are co-located in the Rhea pennata isolate bPtePen1 chromosome 2, bPtePen1.pri, whole genome shotgun sequence genome:
- the FAM210A gene encoding protein FAM210A produces the protein MQRSILQTTSQLANGTCLFFSPTNIFQCLKEQSVSSNVGCKVILALGPPKRCHHAGAALFASKKSAFSSQPANAPHKVPEERNALTSANVMPKQSPVESDSSDPDPLQDKSISLFQRFKKTFKQYGKVMIPVHLLTSTVWFGSFYYAAMKGVNVVPFLELIGLPDSIVNILKNSQSGNALTAYALYKIATPARYTVTLGGTSLTVKYLRKNGYMSTPPPVKEYLQDRMEETKDKITEKMEETKDKITEKMEETKDKITEKIQETKDKVSFKKIKD, from the exons ATGCAAAGGAGCATATTACAAACCACATCTCAGCTAGCAAATGggacatgtttgtttttttctcccactaATATCTTTCAGTGCTTAAAAGAACAATCAGTCTCATCTAATGTTGGATGCAAAGTGATTTTGGCACTGGGCCCTCCTAAACGATGTCATCATGCAGGTGCAGCGCTGTTTGCTTCAAAGAAAAGTGCATTTTCATCCCAGCCAGCAAACGCTCCTCACAAAGTAccagaagagagaaatgcttTGACTTCAGCCAATGTTATGCCCAAGCAGAGCCCTGTAGAATCAGATTCTTCAGACCCTGATCCATTACAAGACAAATCAATTAGTCTTTTCCAGAGATTCAAGAAAACTTTTAAACAGTATGGAAAAGTCATGATTCCAGTGCATCTTTTGACTTCCACTGTATGGTTTGGATCCTTTTACTATGCAGCCATGAA aGGAGTGAATGTTGTTCCATTCCTAGAATTGATTGGCTTACCAGACAGCATAGTAAATATCCTGAAAAATTCCCAAAGTGGAAATGCACTAACTGCATATGCATTGTATAAA ATTGCAACTCCTGCCAGATATACTGTAACTTTAGGAGGAACATCCCTCACTGTCAAATATCTACGTAAGAATGGCTATATGTCCACACCACCACCAGTAAAGGAGTATCTGCAAGACAGAATGGAGGAAACAAAGGATAAAATCacagagaagatggaggaaACAAAGGATAAAATCACAGAGAAGATGGAAGAGACAAAGGATAAAATCACAGAGAAGATACAGGAAACCAAAGataaagtttcatttaaaaaaataaaggactaG